A part of Paenibacillus sp. IHBB 10380 genomic DNA contains:
- a CDS encoding ribokinase, producing the protein MKKIVVLGSLNMDMVMTTERLPMIGETICSDQIHYMVGGKGSNQAVAASRMGIWTSLLGCVGNDAFGERIQKHLSKETLDISSLNIEKDISTGIATVFKTKNINAIVVNPGANDCCDRRIVEENIEIIKQADVLLTQLEIPIETVDYALKKAKEFGVTTILNPAPYKEIPTGLIEYIDYLTPNDTEFESMMNGELGSSGDLETDILEWSKQNNVKLIVTRGSQGSSYVENGQVTTVPCMNVDVMDTTGAGDTFNGIFAYAIAEKMELRDAVRMAGIGASLSITALGAQSGMPSIKELNKFL; encoded by the coding sequence ATGAAAAAGATTGTTGTACTAGGGAGTTTAAATATGGACATGGTCATGACGACAGAACGGTTACCCATGATTGGTGAAACGATTTGTAGCGATCAAATCCATTACATGGTTGGTGGGAAGGGATCAAATCAGGCTGTAGCCGCATCTCGAATGGGAATTTGGACATCCTTATTAGGTTGTGTAGGTAATGATGCATTTGGTGAAAGAATCCAGAAACATTTATCAAAAGAAACGTTGGATATCTCCTCTCTGAATATTGAAAAAGATATCTCTACAGGAATAGCGACGGTTTTTAAAACCAAAAACATTAACGCTATTGTTGTGAACCCTGGAGCTAATGATTGTTGTGATCGACGAATTGTGGAAGAAAACATTGAAATCATTAAGCAAGCAGATGTATTGCTAACTCAGTTAGAAATCCCTATAGAGACTGTTGATTATGCATTGAAAAAAGCAAAGGAATTTGGTGTAACAACAATACTAAATCCCGCGCCTTACAAAGAAATACCGACAGGTTTGATAGAATATATCGATTATTTAACTCCGAACGATACTGAATTTGAAAGTATGATGAATGGGGAATTAGGATCTTCGGGTGATTTAGAAACAGACATACTGGAATGGAGTAAACAAAACAATGTGAAGTTAATTGTTACCAGGGGTTCACAAGGTTCCTCCTATGTTGAGAATGGTCAAGTGACTACCGTTCCATGTATGAATGTGGACGTCATGGATACTACAGGAGCGGGCGATACTTTTAACGGAATATTTGCTTACGCAATTGCAGAAAAAATGGAATTACGAGATGCAGTAAGGATGGCAGGAATCGGCGCATCTCTATCGATAACGGCACTTGGTGCACAAAGCGGAATGCCTTCTATAAAAGAATTGAACAAATTCCTATAA
- a CDS encoding immunity 22 family protein encodes MKHIVTIWGANFSSEEELEAFVETVYDDDGDALPSAFLASIGCSWIDGDFLEIHFFNNEEERMAFIEYLRLEYSPHEPFVEQLPATIDETIRAYNSIILLYGNDSPYGVINDEMFQIDEVGLPTGSSTFLLASVKYESQ; translated from the coding sequence ATGAAACATATTGTAACGATATGGGGGGCCAACTTCTCCTCCGAAGAAGAACTGGAAGCTTTTGTCGAGACCGTTTACGACGATGACGGAGATGCGCTTCCTTCCGCCTTTCTAGCAAGCATAGGGTGTTCCTGGATCGACGGAGATTTTCTAGAGATACATTTTTTCAACAATGAGGAAGAACGTATGGCCTTTATCGAGTATTTGCGGTTGGAATATTCGCCGCACGAGCCGTTCGTAGAACAACTACCGGCAACGATCGATGAAACCATCCGAGCTTATAATTCGATTATCCTCCTGTACGGCAACGATTCGCCTTACGGAGTCATAAACGATGAGATGTTCCAAATCGACGAAGTAGGCTTGCCGACAGGCTCTTCGACCTTTCTTCTTGCAAGCGTCAAATATGAAAGCCAATAG
- a CDS encoding serine hydrolase domain-containing protein, whose protein sequence is MTKTGYEQELTQQLKEHGEALASMGYLNGNVLVAYQDQILMNQGFGHANFEHSISCTSKIKFRIGSITKSFTAAAVLLMQEQGLLNVQDRVESHLPEYPNGNIITLHHLLTHTSGIPCFTNLEDYKNTIRLPSTLEDTIAKFQDLPLEFEPGTQFNYSNSGYVLLSYLIEQVSGLTFAAFIQQSILGPLGMEDTGYDNHQLILSHRASGYEMWGVAVNAEYIDMSIPSGAGGMYSTTEDLYKWDQALRFGRVLNPDSWSQMITPFMEDYGYGICIMPNQINGVDDTVIGHAGGINGFLSDYRHYVQADLTVIILSNLMSVIPSEISRHLTRMVLGEDLPIPKAPVVVELEADLWQQYEGIYDLKEESGTFLLTMEQDKYYITHDAWFKYELLPTLCGLEKTTFVPWGVRGNIELSMDTEVAEDFIITVEMFGGIKKAMKRRNTGSKR, encoded by the coding sequence ATGACAAAGACAGGATATGAGCAGGAATTGACTCAACAACTGAAAGAACATGGTGAAGCGCTGGCTAGCATGGGCTATCTCAACGGTAATGTGCTTGTTGCTTATCAAGATCAAATTTTGATGAACCAGGGATTTGGACATGCAAATTTCGAACATAGTATTTCATGTACGTCTAAGATCAAATTTCGGATCGGTTCAATTACCAAATCATTCACAGCAGCTGCTGTGCTGCTAATGCAGGAGCAGGGTCTGCTAAATGTCCAAGATCGAGTAGAATCGCACCTCCCCGAATATCCAAATGGTAATATCATCACCCTGCACCATTTGCTCACCCATACATCGGGCATTCCTTGCTTCACCAACCTCGAAGACTATAAGAATACGATAAGACTTCCCTCCACATTGGAGGACACCATTGCTAAATTTCAAGACCTGCCTCTTGAGTTTGAGCCAGGTACCCAGTTTAATTACAGCAACTCGGGTTATGTCTTGCTTAGTTACCTGATCGAGCAGGTTTCGGGATTGACCTTCGCTGCATTTATTCAACAGTCGATTCTGGGGCCACTAGGAATGGAGGACACAGGATATGATAACCATCAATTAATTCTATCCCATCGTGCCTCCGGGTATGAGATGTGGGGCGTTGCGGTCAATGCAGAATATATCGATATGTCGATTCCTTCCGGTGCTGGAGGCATGTATTCTACTACAGAAGATTTATACAAATGGGATCAAGCGTTGCGATTCGGAAGGGTATTGAATCCAGATTCTTGGTCTCAAATGATCACTCCCTTTATGGAGGATTATGGATATGGTATTTGTATAATGCCGAATCAGATAAATGGCGTGGATGATACGGTTATTGGTCATGCTGGCGGTATTAATGGATTTCTTTCGGATTACCGGCATTATGTGCAGGCAGATCTGACAGTTATTATTTTATCAAATTTGATGTCTGTAATCCCGTCTGAGATTAGCAGACATCTAACAAGAATGGTACTTGGAGAGGATCTTCCTATTCCTAAAGCACCTGTAGTGGTGGAATTGGAAGCTGACTTATGGCAGCAATATGAAGGAATATATGATTTAAAAGAAGAATCGGGAACCTTCCTCCTTACCATGGAACAAGATAAATACTACATTACTCATGATGCCTGGTTTAAATACGAACTGCTGCCGACTTTATGCGGTCTAGAGAAAACGACATTTGTACCGTGGGGTGTGCGCGGAAATATTGAGTTGAGTATGGATACCGAGGTGGCTGAGGATTTTATTATAACAGTGGAAATGTTCGGAGGCATCAAAAAGGCCATGAAACGAAGAAATACTGGAAGCAAACGATAG
- a CDS encoding histidine phosphatase family protein, which produces MNIYLVRHCKAEGQHPDANLTDIGYLHAERLAEFLYDKNIETIIASPFVRAYQSIFPLAKKLRINVVTDERLSERVLCGENHPNWREMLRNTFNDLELCYEGGESSSTAMIRALSVIKDVNESGRNNAVITTHGNLMSLLLKYYDNNQFGFEEWEALSNPDVYHLYFDGTSPTIRRIWTD; this is translated from the coding sequence TTGAATATCTACTTAGTAAGACATTGTAAGGCAGAAGGACAGCACCCTGATGCTAATCTTACCGACATAGGTTACTTACATGCTGAGAGACTTGCCGAATTTCTATATGATAAGAATATAGAAACCATTATTGCAAGTCCTTTTGTCAGGGCGTACCAATCAATTTTTCCATTAGCTAAGAAATTGAGAATTAATGTAGTTACAGATGAGCGATTATCGGAAAGAGTTTTATGCGGAGAGAATCATCCTAACTGGCGTGAAATGCTCCGTAATACTTTTAATGACCTGGAGTTATGCTATGAGGGCGGGGAATCAAGTAGTACTGCTATGATACGTGCTTTATCAGTTATTAAGGATGTAAATGAAAGCGGACGTAACAATGCAGTTATAACTACTCACGGTAACTTAATGTCCTTGTTACTAAAGTATTATGATAATAATCAATTCGGTTTTGAAGAATGGGAAGCATTATCCAATCCTGATGTGTACCATCTATACTTTGATGGCACATCACCGACTATACGGCGAATATGGACGGATTGA
- a CDS encoding GntR family transcriptional regulator gives MVENNRSNGRVTRYAIAYNKILKMIKDGLYPEGSKFPTEPILAEQLGISRSTLRQALRLLQEDGILEAKKGIGNFVRKTLNIDNIGMERMSNPFYMSCIDPIDHVDIEMEVQVSSEHIDRIFNRKTPVALAIYRYYKNENCIKGSCFSHVATDFEYINSIDLNKHDEVLNFLEHGIYEYGLSSALEIRLVPATEYIKEANTGNESSYYQMIIERISDTTGNIIAYSKYYIPFERAIFKVFRKQ, from the coding sequence ATGGTTGAAAATAATCGATCAAATGGGAGAGTAACTCGTTATGCTATTGCTTATAATAAAATATTAAAAATGATAAAAGATGGGTTGTATCCAGAAGGAAGTAAGTTTCCAACTGAACCGATATTAGCAGAGCAACTTGGTATAAGTAGGTCTACTTTAAGACAAGCATTAAGATTATTGCAGGAAGATGGTATTTTAGAAGCTAAAAAAGGAATAGGGAACTTTGTTCGTAAAACGTTGAATATTGACAATATAGGTATGGAGCGGATGTCAAATCCGTTTTATATGAGTTGCATAGATCCAATTGACCATGTTGATATAGAAATGGAAGTTCAAGTATCAAGTGAGCATATTGATCGAATTTTTAACAGAAAAACCCCCGTGGCCCTCGCGATATACAGGTATTATAAAAATGAAAATTGTATAAAAGGATCGTGTTTTTCACATGTTGCCACGGACTTTGAATATATTAATTCGATCGATCTGAATAAGCACGATGAAGTCTTAAATTTTCTTGAACATGGAATCTATGAATACGGACTTTCCTCTGCGCTTGAAATTCGTCTTGTCCCTGCAACAGAATATATTAAAGAAGCGAACACAGGGAATGAATCGAGTTATTACCAGATGATTATTGAGCGAATCAGTGATACAACCGGAAACATTATAGCCTATAGTAAATATTATATTCCCTTCGAACGCGCCATTTTTAAGGTTTTTAGGAAACAGTAA
- a CDS encoding class I SAM-dependent methyltransferase, whose amino-acid sequence MEKEKLIRIFDNQASMYDKRRKKLSDRKWREPLVSCAYGKVLEVSVGAGANFPFYPNHVEVTAVDFSNEMLLRAQVAAADTHTKAEFIHADVESLSFPNDTFDTIVSTLSFCGYENPSSVLALFTRWCKPNGQILLMEHGVSSKPIIRKIQNLVNPMFRKTVGCHLNRDIMGMLQKADLKLERVEHHWMNMVHLILARPNK is encoded by the coding sequence ATGGAGAAAGAAAAGCTAATTCGTATTTTTGATAACCAGGCAAGTATGTATGATAAAAGAAGGAAGAAATTATCTGATAGAAAGTGGAGGGAACCACTGGTATCATGCGCTTACGGAAAGGTTCTTGAGGTTTCGGTCGGAGCAGGTGCCAATTTTCCTTTCTACCCTAATCATGTGGAAGTAACCGCTGTGGATTTCAGTAACGAAATGCTCCTTCGGGCTCAAGTAGCTGCTGCTGATACTCACACCAAAGCGGAATTCATTCATGCGGATGTCGAGTCGCTCTCATTTCCAAATGATACTTTCGATACAATTGTGTCAACTTTATCCTTTTGTGGCTACGAGAACCCTTCAAGCGTGTTAGCGTTGTTCACCAGATGGTGCAAGCCTAACGGCCAAATTCTATTGATGGAGCATGGTGTAAGTTCAAAACCTATTATTCGAAAGATCCAGAACCTGGTTAATCCTATGTTCCGAAAGACGGTGGGCTGTCATTTGAACCGGGACATCATGGGAATGCTGCAGAAAGCTGATCTTAAGTTAGAGCGGGTGGAACACCATTGGATGAATATGGTCCATCTCATATTGGCGCGTCCTAATAAGTGA